Proteins encoded in a region of the Acipenser ruthenus chromosome 11, fAciRut3.2 maternal haplotype, whole genome shotgun sequence genome:
- the LOC117426912 gene encoding short-chain specific acyl-CoA dehydrogenase, mitochondrial-like: MAALLLCARKALLPGSLRRLHTVYQMAELPETHEMLRQTCRDFADRELCPIAAQLDKEHRYPAEQVRKMGAMGLMAVEVPEQFGGAGLDYLAYAIGVEEISRGCASTGVVMSVNNSLYLGPVLKFGSEEQKQQWITPFTTGEKVGCFALSEPGNGSDAGAASTVARLEGDHWVLNGTKAWITNSWDASATVVFATTDKALKHKGISAFLVPMPTPGLSLGKKEDKLGIRASSTANLIFEDCRVPRGNLLGQPGMGFKIAMQTLDSGRVGIAAQALGIAQAALDCAVDYAEKRTAFGAPISKLQGIQFKLADMALALEGARLLTWRAAMLKDNGKPYTKEAAMAKLAASEAATLISHQAIQVLGGMGYVTDMPAERHYRDARITEIYEGTSEIQRLVIANQVLKDYRC, translated from the exons ATGGCGGCACTGCTCCTCTGTGCGCGGAAAg cCCTGCTCCCAGGCTCCCTGCGGCGGCTCCACACAGTCTATCAGATGGCTGAGCTGCCCGAGACCCATGAGATGTTGCGGCAAACGTGCAGGGACTTCGCTGACAGAGAGCTGTGTCCCATCGCTGCCCAGCTGGACAAGGAGCACCGCTACCCAGCCGAGCAG GTGCGGAAGATGGGGGCCATGGGGCTGATGGCGGTGGAGGTGCCGGAGCAGTTTGGGGGCGCAGGGCTGGATTACCTGGCGTACGCCATTGGAGTGGAAGAGATCAGCCGCGGCTGTGCCTCCACTGGGGTGGTCATGAGCGTCAACAAC TCTCTGTACCTTGGTCCGGTGCTGAAGTTCGGTTCTGAGGAGCAGAAACAGCAGTGGATCACCCCCTTCACCACGGGGGAGAAGGTGGGCTGCTTTGCCCTCAGCGAGCCAG GGAATGGCAGTGATGCTGGCGCTGCCTCCACAGTGGCTCGGCTGGAGGGGGATCACTGGGTGCTGAACGGAACCAAGGCCTGGATCACAAACAGCTGGGACGCCTCCGCCACCGTCGTCTTCGCAACAACGGACAAGGCGCTGAAACACAAG ggtatCAGTGCGTTCCTGGTGCCCATGCCCACCCCCGGCCTCTCTCTGGGTAAGAAGGAGGACAAGCTGGGGATCCGCGCCTCGTCCACGGCCAACCTGATCTTCGAGGACTGCCGCGTCCCCCGCGGGAACCTGCTGGGACAGCCTGGCATGGGCTTCAAGATCGCCATG CAGACCCTGGACAGCGGGCGAGTCGGCATTGCTGCCCAGGCTCTGGGGATCGCTCAGGCCGCGCTGGACTGCGCCGTCGACTACGCAGAGAAGAGGACGGCCTTCGGGGCTCCCATCAGCAAGCTGCAGGGCATCCAG TTCAAGCTGGCAGACATGGCCCTAGCTCTGGAGGGCGCTCGGCTACTGACCTGGAGAGCTGCCATGCTGAAGGACAATGGGAAGCCCTACACCAAG GAAGCTGCGATGGCGAAGCTGGCTGCCTCTGAAGCTGCCACACTCATCTCACACCAG GCGATCCAGGTTCTCGGGGGAATGGGTTACGTGACGGACATGCCGGCAGAGAGACACTACCGGGACGCGCGCATCACGGAAATCTACGAGGGCACGAGCGAGATCCAGCGACTGGTCATCGCGAACCAGGTCCTCAAGGACTACCGCTGCTAG
- the LOC117973368 gene encoding protein unc-119 homolog B-like: protein MSGSKPRTEPNSDPGLATEPGSRVDPVPTAATAPTAPVRERKTGGGVLKRLKSRRNPTAVAADRRLVTEEELRALGRDITPDEVLGLRAVTRDYLCKPEDNIYNIDFTRFKIRDLETGTVLFEIAKPPSSDLEEEDEEENGGADSSAGRFVRYQFTPAFLRLRTVGATVEFTVGDRPVNSFRMIERHYFREHLLKNFDFDFGFCIPNSRNTCEHIYEFPQLPEDQIRLMVEHPYETRSDSFYFVDNKLIMHNKADYAYNGGQ from the exons ATGAGCGGCTCGAAACCCCGAACTGAACCCAATTCGGACCCGGGACTTGCCACGGAGCCGGGCAGTCGAGTCGACCCGGTCCCCACCGCAGCCACCGCACCCACCGCACCCGTCCGGGAGAGAAAAACCGGCGGCGGAGTCCTCAAGCGGCTCAAATCACGCCGAAACCCCACGGCCGTGGCGGCAGACAGGCGGCTGGTAACGGAGGAAGAGCTGAGGGCACTGGGACGAGACATCACCCCCGATGAGGTGCTGGGGCTCCGGGCCGTCACCCGCG ATTATTTATGTAAGCCGGAGGACAACATTTACAACATTGACTTCACTCGGTTTAAGATCCGAGATTTGGAAACGGGGACGGTCCTGTTTGAAATTGCCAAGCCTCCCAGTTCAG ATctggaggaggaggatgaggaggagaatGGAGGTGCAGACTCGAGTGCCGGCCGCTTCGTTCGGTACCAGTTCACCCCCGCCTTCCTGAGGCTGCGGACCGTCGGAGCCAC GGTGGAGTTCACTGTGGGAGACCGGCCTGTGAACAGCTTCCGGATGATTGAGCGTCACTATTTCCGGGAGCACCTGCTGAAGAACTTTGACTTTGACTTCGGATTCTGCATTCCCAACAGCCGCAACACCTGCGAACACATCTACGAGTTCCCACAGCTCCCAGAGGACCAGA TTCGCCTAATGGTGGAGCACCCTTACGAGACCAGATCGGACAGCTTCTACTTCGTGGATAACAAACTGATAATGCACAACAAGGCAGACTACGCTTACAATGGGGGCCAGTAG